A window of the Gossypium hirsutum isolate 1008001.06 chromosome A05, Gossypium_hirsutum_v2.1, whole genome shotgun sequence genome harbors these coding sequences:
- the LOC107959876 gene encoding THO complex subunit 4A isoform X1, translated as MSGSLDMSLDDIIRNKSRSEGHSRDSRRKPRAPAPGPDRRGPIRDQPRINPYPVRPMQLEVPAWQGQLVSSGALDVEAKLYISNLDYGVSNEDIKVLFSEVGDLKRYSINYNKSGRSKGTAEVVFFRQADALAAIKRYNNVQLDGKPMTIELVGANVVMSASVPPTKSGILRAPNMASRRDLEKIGVGRGWVRGGVSRRFGRGRGHEHERDGPIGKKLSAEDLDADLDRYHLEATRIK; from the exons ATGTCCGGTTCACTGGACATGTCCCTCGACGACATCATCCGAAATAAAAGCAGATCCGAAGGGCATTCTCGTGATTCCCGACGCAAGCCACGTGCCCCCGCCCCGGGACCTGATCGTCGTGGCCCCATCCGCGACCAGCCAAGAATCAACCCGTACCCAGTCAGACCA ATGCAATTAGAGGTGCCCGCATGGCAGGGACAGTTGGTTTCGAGTGGAGCACTGGATGTGGAGGCGAAGCTATATATATCGAACTTGGATTACGGTGTTTCTAATGAGGATATTAAG GTGCTTTTCTCTGAGGTTGGTGACTTGAAGAGGTACTCAATTAATTACAATAAGAGTGGGAGATCAAAG GGAACTGCAGAAGTTGTCTTTTTCAGACAGGCAGATGCTTTGGCAGCTATCAAGCGATACAACAATGTTCAACTTGATGGAAAACCAATGACAATTGAACTTGTGGGAGCTAATGTGGTTATGTCTGCGTCCGTCCCTCCAACCAAAAGCGGCATTCTGAGAGCACCAAATATGGCCTCTAGAAG GGATCTAGAAAAGATTGGTGTTGGAAGGGGATGGGTTCGTGGTGGTGTCAGCCGCAGATTTGGTCGAGGACGTGGACATGAACATGAACGAGATGGACCAATTGGTAAGAAATTATCTGCAGAAGATCTTGATGCTGATTTGGACAGGTACCATTTAGAAGCTACAAGaattaaatga
- the LOC107959876 gene encoding THO complex subunit 4A isoform X2 — protein sequence MLQLQMQLEVPAWQGQLVSSGALDVEAKLYISNLDYGVSNEDIKVLFSEVGDLKRYSINYNKSGRSKGTAEVVFFRQADALAAIKRYNNVQLDGKPMTIELVGANVVMSASVPPTKSGILRAPNMASRRDLEKIGVGRGWVRGGVSRRFGRGRGHEHERDGPIGKKLSAEDLDADLDRYHLEATRIK from the exons ATGCTGCAACTGCAGATGCAATTAGAGGTGCCCGCATGGCAGGGACAGTTGGTTTCGAGTGGAGCACTGGATGTGGAGGCGAAGCTATATATATCGAACTTGGATTACGGTGTTTCTAATGAGGATATTAAG GTGCTTTTCTCTGAGGTTGGTGACTTGAAGAGGTACTCAATTAATTACAATAAGAGTGGGAGATCAAAG GGAACTGCAGAAGTTGTCTTTTTCAGACAGGCAGATGCTTTGGCAGCTATCAAGCGATACAACAATGTTCAACTTGATGGAAAACCAATGACAATTGAACTTGTGGGAGCTAATGTGGTTATGTCTGCGTCCGTCCCTCCAACCAAAAGCGGCATTCTGAGAGCACCAAATATGGCCTCTAGAAG GGATCTAGAAAAGATTGGTGTTGGAAGGGGATGGGTTCGTGGTGGTGTCAGCCGCAGATTTGGTCGAGGACGTGGACATGAACATGAACGAGATGGACCAATTGGTAAGAAATTATCTGCAGAAGATCTTGATGCTGATTTGGACAGGTACCATTTAGAAGCTACAAGaattaaatga